From Kwoniella shandongensis chromosome 2, complete sequence, the proteins below share one genomic window:
- a CDS encoding potassium/sodium efflux P-type ATPase, fungal-type has product MLSNAWTYTPSDALAYYGTKVDVGLSEDQVKKNRELYGENTLPESPPTSLFKLILAQFKDQLVLILLGSAVVSFILALFEDAAEPGGSWMTAFVEPLVILLILIANATVGVVQETNAEKAIDALREYSPDEALVFRSGKLARIPAAQLVPGDIVSVHVGDRIPADCRILSFSSSSFRVDQAMLTGESMSVGKSESVVNDPSAVKQDMTNMLFSGTTVVNGACQAVVVLTGSRTAIGAIHSSISKDDEEEEKTPLKRKLDDFGDQLAKVISVICILVWLVNIRHFNDPSHHGWLKGAIYYLKIAVALAVAAIPEGLAAVITACLALGTKKMAKRGAIVRNLPSVETLGCTNVICSDKTGTLTTNQMSVARFLTVKDNGFAEYKVGGTTFAPHGSITTLDDKHAEKSEVRTVPVNKLVEICAVCNDAKIAYHADTDSYTNVGEPTEAALKVLVEKLASSSDSFNTTLASLEPQFRATAVNDHYDSHIKRVLTFEFTRDRKSMSVLAQSSSGTSLLVKGAPESVIERCTRVILPGGVQTLTPALRAQLAEKQLEYGHKGLRTLALAYVDESDGDVSHYKSERSEDYVKFEQEMTFVGLVGMLDPPRPEVKDAIAKCKSAGIRTIVITGDNKNTAETICREIGVFGKDEDLTGKSYTGRELDALSHDEKVEAVQRASLFSRTEPTHKSQLVDLLQGLGLVVAMTGDGVNDAPALKKADIGIAMGSGTDVAKLAADMVLANDNFATIEKAVEEGRAIYNNTKQFIRYLISSNIGEVVSIFLTVLLGMPEALIPVQLLWVNLITDGLPATALGFNPPDHQIMKTPPRSGKEPLVGGWLFFRYMVIGTYVGCATVFGYAWWFMFYTGGPQITFHELTNFHQCSSVLSSLDCSMFTGIPAQRATTVSLSILVVIEMFNACNSLSENESLFVLPIWTNPYLVASIVLSMALHFMILYVPFFRTLFRITSLNLDEWIAVLVISAPVILIDEVLKFISMRRERRNAATIKAAGKEKTE; this is encoded by the exons ATGCTGAGCAACGCGTGGACGTATACTCCCTCTGACGCTTTGGCGTACTATGGTACCAAAGTTGATGTGGGTCTCTCAGAAGATcaggtcaagaagaaccGAGAGCTTTACGGAGAAAATA CCCTTCCCGAATCCCCACCTACAAGCTTATTCAAGCTCATCCTCGCTCAATTCAAGGACCAGCTagtcctcatccttctcggATCGGCTGTGgtctctttcatccttgcGCTATTTGAAGATGCGGCGGAGCCTGGTGGATCATGGATGACAGCCTTTGTCGAGCCATTGGTgatcttgctcatcttgATTGCCAATGCGACTGTCGGTGTTGTCCAAGAGACAAATGCGGAGAAGGCTATTGAT GCGCTTCGAGAGTACTCCCCTGACGAAGCTCTCGTCTTCCGTTCCGGTAAACTCGCTCGTATCCCCGCTGCTCAACTAGTACCCGGTGACATCGTCTCTGTCCACGTTGGTGATCGAATCCCTGCCGATTGTCGTattctctctttctcctcttcatccttccgAGTCGACCAGGCCATGCTCACCGGTGAATCCATGTCCGTCGGTAAATCTGAAAGTGTCGTCAACGACCCTAGTGCCGTTAAACAGGATATGACCAACATGTTGTTCTCCGGTACGACCGTCGTTAACGGTGCTTGTCAAGCTGTCGTAGTTTTGACTGGAAGTAGAACTGCTATCGGTGCGATCCACTCGAGTATCTCaaaggatgacgaggaagaggagaagacacCTCTGAAGAGGAAATTGGACGATTTTGGAGATCAACTTGCCAAAGTCATCTCGGTCATCTGTATCCTCGTTTGGCTCGTCAACATCCGACACTTCAACGACCCCAGTCATCACGGCTGGCTCAAGGGTGCCATCTATTACCTCAAGATCGCAGTCGCCCTTGCGGTTGCAGCTATCCCAGAAGGCTTGGCAGCGGTCATCACAGCTTGTTTGGCTTTGGGAACAAAGAAGATGGCAAAGAGAGGTGCGATCGTCAGGAACTTGCCCAGTGTCGAGACTTTGGGATGCACCAATGTCATCTGTTCCGACAAGACTG GTACCCTCACCACGAACCAAATGAGTGTCGCTCGATTCCTCACCGTCAAAGACAACGGCTTCGCCGAGTACAAAGTTGGCGGAACCACGTTCGCTCCTCACGGCAGCATTACCACCCTTGATGATAAGCATGCGGAGAAATCGGAAGTTAGGACTGTACCTGtcaacaagctcgtcgagatCTGCGCCGTCTGTAATGATGCCAAGATCGCTTACCACGCT GACACCGACTCGTACACCAACGTTGGAGAACCCACCGAGGCCGCCCTCAAGGTTCTTGTAGAGAAGCTCGCCTCCAGTTCTGACTCCTTCAACACGACTCTTGCATCTCTCGAGCCCCAATTCCGTGCTACCGCTGTCAACGATCACTACGACTCCCACATCAAGCGAGTTCTGACTTTCGAATTCACCCGAGACCGAAAGTCGATGTCTGTCCTCGCTCAATCCTCGTCCGGaacctctctcctcgtcaaagGCGCTCCCGAATCCGTTATCGAGCGATGTACTCGTGTCATCCTCCCTGGTGGCGTCCAAACCCTCACGCCTGCCCTCCGTGCTCAGCTTGCCGAGAAACAGCTCGAATACGGTCACAAGGGTCTTCGAACGCTTGCTCTTGCCTACGTCGATGAGTCGGATGGCGATGTGTCTCACTACAAGTCGGAACGCTCGGAGGACTACGTGAAGTTCGAGCAAGAGATGACATTTGTCGGTTTGGTCGGTATGCTTGATCCCCCTCGACCCGAGGTCAAGGACGCTATCGCCAAGTGCAAGAGCGCCGGCATCAGGACTATCGTTATCACTGGAGACAACAAGAACACCGCCGAGACTATCTGCCGAGAGATTGGTGTCTTCGGCAAGGACGAAGACCTCACTGGAAAGAGTTACACTGGAAGAGAGCTCGACGCGCTCAGTCACGACGAAAAGGTTGAGGCTGTTCAACGGGCCAGTCTTTTCTCGAGAACCGAGCCTACCCACAAGTCACAATTGGTCGATCTGCTTCAGGGTCTGGGTCTGGTCGTCGCCATGACCGGAGATGGAGTCAACGATGCTCCTGCCCTCAAGAAGGCTGATATCGGTATTGCTATGGGATCCGGAACCGATGTCGCCAAGCTCGCTGCAGACATGGTTCTCGCCAATGACAACTTTGCTACCATCGAGAAGGCTGTCGAGGAAGGTCGAGCGATTTACAACAATACCAAGCAATTCATCAGGTatttgatctcctcgaacaTCGGAGAAGTCGtctcgatcttcttgaccgTCCTGTTGGGCATGCCAGAGGCACTGATTCCCGTCCAATTGCTTTGGGTCAACTTGATTACCGATGGTCTCCCAGCTACTGCTCTTGGATTCAACCCTCCCGATCATCAGATTATGAAGACCCCGCCTAGGTCTGGTAAGGAGCCCTTGGTCGGTGGTTGGTTATTCTTCCGATACATGGTCATCGGTACCTATGTTGGTTGTGCGACTGTCTTTGGTTACGCTTGGTGGTTCATGTTCTACACTGGCGGTCCTCAGATCACCTTCCAcgagctt ACCAACTTCCACCAATGTTCGAGtgtcctctcctctctcgactGTTCAATGTTCACCGGTATCCCCGCTCAACGCGCGACCACCGTATCATTATCGATCCTTGTTGTCATTGAAATGTTCAACGCGTGCAACTCTTTGTCAGAAAACGAatcgctcttcgtccttccgATCTGGACGAACCCTTACCTCGTGGCCAGTATCGTCCTCAGCATGGCTCTGCACTTTATGATCCTCTACGTACCGTTCTTCAGGACATTGTTCAGGATTACGAGTTTGAATCTGGACGAGTGGATAGCGGTGTTGGTGATTTCTGCTCCGGTCATTCTGATTGACGAAGTGTTGAAGTTCATCtcgatgagaagggagaggagaaatgCTGCTACCATCAAGGCTGcaggcaaggagaagaccgagtAG